A window of Akkermansiaceae bacterium contains these coding sequences:
- a CDS encoding glycoside hydrolase family 3 C-terminal domain-containing protein, which translates to MKMMKWNHPLRVLQLAVFGTAVAVAKTPTQDQNAGRNDEKSKQDQSRPLIYPVSFDDCKTRGVDVITRKDIYHDGWIDLNKNGKKDVYEDPTQAVEKRIDDLLGQMTVDEKTAQMVTLYGYNRVTPDYLPSKAWFKEVQKDGIGNIDEHLNGFNYYDNNKMPGNQFALDPERLVWALNETRRFFIEDTRLGVPCEFTNEGLRGTETAVSTGFPVPLAQASSWNRELIRGIAEVAGKETYALGYDSLYAPLIDVVRDPRWGRCEEMFAECPWLVGEYATLAVQAIQAQGVTSSPKHFAVYSSAMGARQGYSRTDPQSTPRMNEYIHLWPWRRVMRDAKPEGVMCSYNDYDGIPIAANHYFLTEILRKQMGFEGYVVSDSEAVEYLHQKHHVARDQKEAVRQTVLAGLNVRTTFRTPDTFIDPLRELVAEKALPMEVIDARVRDVLRVKFRRGLFDKPYRSIQTAGEVALADAHVALSRKASEQALILLKNEDRFLPLAEDRYQTIAVCGPNADSVEYARQHYGPLTNDTITVKRALEEYRKKDGTSFKVLYAQGCEFTDDRWPESEILPMAPNAGERRMLDAAVANAKQADLTVVVVGDTPYGSKARRTTCGENNSRTGLDLAGHQDLLVREIAATGKPFVVVHFSGRPNALNWPNAVAPAILHSFLPGPFGGAAAVDALFGKINPCGKTPVNFVKTTGQLPLAFPAKPAANAESERSVSGYLWPFGFGLSYTTFNYSNLKLSPPTIPVDGKCRVTFTVENTGDRAGAAIPQLYFQDVVSSVTVYETQLRDFARVELQPGEAKVVTLEIDAAEDLWLIDKDMNKVVEPGVFRILIGASSQDFRLKAKLLVK; encoded by the coding sequence ATGAAAATGATGAAATGGAACCACCCTCTGCGCGTTCTCCAGCTTGCCGTGTTCGGCACGGCGGTTGCGGTCGCCAAGACGCCCACTCAAGATCAAAACGCCGGGCGGAACGATGAAAAATCCAAACAGGACCAGTCGCGCCCATTGATTTACCCGGTGAGTTTCGATGATTGCAAAACGCGCGGTGTCGATGTCATTACGCGTAAAGACATCTACCACGATGGTTGGATCGATCTGAACAAGAATGGCAAGAAGGACGTTTATGAGGATCCAACGCAAGCGGTTGAAAAGCGAATCGATGATTTGCTCGGGCAAATGACCGTGGACGAGAAGACGGCGCAGATGGTCACGCTCTATGGCTACAACCGCGTGACGCCCGACTACCTGCCGTCGAAGGCGTGGTTCAAGGAGGTCCAGAAAGACGGAATCGGGAATATCGATGAACACCTCAACGGCTTCAACTACTATGATAACAATAAAATGCCGGGCAATCAGTTTGCCCTCGACCCGGAGCGTCTGGTCTGGGCGTTGAATGAAACGCGTCGGTTCTTTATCGAGGACACCAGGCTGGGGGTGCCGTGTGAGTTTACCAATGAAGGTCTGCGGGGAACGGAAACCGCCGTGTCCACCGGGTTTCCCGTGCCATTGGCGCAGGCGAGCTCGTGGAACCGTGAGCTGATTCGCGGTATTGCCGAGGTCGCCGGCAAGGAGACGTATGCGCTGGGATACGATAGTCTATACGCACCGTTGATCGATGTGGTGCGCGACCCGCGCTGGGGGCGTTGCGAGGAAATGTTCGCGGAGTGTCCGTGGCTGGTCGGTGAGTATGCGACTCTCGCCGTGCAGGCGATTCAAGCACAGGGGGTGACCTCATCTCCGAAGCACTTCGCGGTTTACAGTTCCGCGATGGGGGCACGCCAGGGGTATTCGCGCACCGACCCGCAGAGCACGCCGCGGATGAATGAATACATTCACTTGTGGCCGTGGAGGCGTGTGATGCGCGATGCCAAACCGGAGGGGGTGATGTGCTCGTACAACGACTACGACGGCATCCCCATCGCGGCGAACCATTATTTCCTAACAGAGATATTGCGCAAGCAGATGGGTTTCGAGGGATACGTGGTTTCGGACAGTGAGGCGGTGGAGTATTTGCATCAAAAACATCACGTCGCCAGGGATCAGAAGGAAGCGGTAAGGCAGACGGTGCTGGCAGGGTTGAACGTCCGCACCACCTTCCGCACGCCGGATACCTTCATTGATCCGCTGCGGGAACTCGTCGCGGAAAAGGCATTGCCGATGGAGGTGATCGACGCGCGGGTGCGCGATGTGCTGCGGGTGAAATTCCGTCGCGGACTTTTCGACAAACCCTATCGCTCGATCCAAACCGCGGGCGAAGTGGCGCTGGCGGACGCCCATGTCGCCCTGTCGCGCAAGGCATCGGAGCAGGCCTTGATATTGCTCAAGAACGAGGATCGTTTCCTGCCGCTGGCGGAGGATCGTTACCAAACCATCGCGGTGTGTGGCCCCAATGCCGACAGTGTGGAGTACGCGCGCCAGCACTACGGGCCGCTGACCAATGACACCATCACGGTGAAACGGGCGCTGGAGGAATATCGCAAGAAAGACGGCACCAGCTTCAAGGTGCTGTATGCGCAAGGCTGCGAGTTCACGGATGACCGCTGGCCGGAGTCGGAAATCCTGCCGATGGCCCCTAACGCAGGGGAGCGCAGGATGCTTGATGCCGCGGTGGCAAACGCGAAACAAGCGGATCTGACGGTCGTGGTCGTCGGTGACACCCCCTACGGCAGCAAGGCGAGGCGCACGACCTGTGGCGAGAATAATTCCCGCACCGGGCTTGATCTCGCCGGCCACCAGGATTTGTTGGTGCGTGAGATTGCGGCAACGGGCAAACCGTTTGTCGTTGTGCATTTCTCGGGTCGTCCGAATGCCCTCAACTGGCCGAATGCCGTCGCTCCGGCGATTTTACATTCCTTCCTGCCGGGCCCCTTTGGTGGTGCGGCGGCGGTGGATGCGCTTTTTGGGAAAATCAATCCGTGTGGTAAAACACCGGTGAACTTTGTTAAAACCACGGGCCAGTTGCCGCTGGCGTTTCCTGCGAAACCGGCCGCTAACGCGGAAAGCGAACGCTCGGTGAGCGGCTATCTGTGGCCGTTCGGCTTCGGGCTTTCCTACACCACGTTTAATTACTCCAATCTGAAGCTTTCCCCACCGACGATTCCGGTGGACGGCAAGTGTCGGGTGACCTTTACCGTGGAAAATACCGGCGATCGGGCGGGGGCAGCCATCCCGCAGTTGTATTTCCAGGATGTGGTGAGTTCAGTCACGGTCTATGAAACCCAGTTGCGGGATTTTGCCCGCGTCGAACTCCAGCCCGGTGAAGCGAAAGTAGTCACCCTGGAAATCGATGCGGCGGAGGATTTGTGGTTGATCGACAAGGACATGAACAAGGTGGTGGAACCAGGGGTATTCCGCATCCTGATAGGTGCTTCCAGCCAGGACTTCCGCCTGAAAGCAAAGCTGTTGGTAAAGTAA
- a CDS encoding methyltransferase domain-containing protein encodes MKTLSFTPNWLELSLLCILAGLLFTLLFLYLLCRWIKATYGQGYESFGEILHQVNGKTRFMNFGLWNTNNHSEDLRSANINLVEYVQNFGQLASKKNILDVGIGYGEQDFYWEKSLPQNTRILGIDISERQIEKIKQRIKHENVDPNRFSVEVGNAVDLHYQSGEFDCVVSLESAFHYLPRTAFFKESHRVLQDHGHLVVADICLLNKDKARPVLHYLPTLLSAGFMGIPKENLVSIATFKKQLEDAGYEVDLVDVTTRTYTPFYTYFGKNYRFPRGDWVMTWILQAVLMMMKNLNPFAYVICVCKKDHRRGRFA; translated from the coding sequence ATGAAGACCCTGTCATTTACCCCCAATTGGCTTGAGCTTTCGCTCCTTTGTATTCTTGCGGGATTGTTGTTTACGCTACTATTTCTCTACTTGCTTTGCAGATGGATAAAAGCCACCTACGGACAGGGATATGAATCATTTGGAGAGATTCTTCATCAGGTAAACGGGAAAACCCGATTTATGAATTTTGGTCTCTGGAACACAAACAACCACTCCGAAGACCTGCGGTCGGCCAATATCAATCTAGTGGAATACGTTCAAAACTTTGGGCAACTCGCCTCCAAAAAGAACATCCTGGACGTTGGAATTGGATACGGGGAACAAGATTTTTATTGGGAAAAATCCCTACCGCAAAACACCAGGATTCTCGGGATCGACATCAGTGAGAGACAGATTGAAAAAATCAAACAACGAATCAAACACGAAAATGTGGATCCAAATAGATTCTCAGTAGAAGTTGGCAATGCCGTTGACCTGCACTACCAATCCGGCGAGTTCGACTGTGTCGTCTCATTGGAATCAGCATTTCACTACCTTCCGCGAACAGCCTTCTTCAAGGAATCCCACCGTGTTTTACAAGACCATGGACACCTCGTCGTAGCTGACATTTGTTTACTCAACAAAGATAAAGCCAGGCCTGTTTTGCACTACCTTCCAACCCTTCTATCAGCTGGATTCATGGGAATTCCAAAGGAAAACCTGGTCTCCATTGCAACGTTCAAGAAGCAATTGGAGGATGCTGGCTACGAAGTCGATCTGGTCGACGTCACAACAAGAACCTACACCCCGTTTTATACCTATTTTGGAAAGAACTATCGATTTCCGAGGGGTGATTGGGTCATGACATGGATTCTGCAAGCTGTATTGATGATGATGAAAAATCTGAACCCCTTTGCATATGTGATATGCGTTTGCAAAAAGGACCATAGAAGAGGGAGGTTCGCCTAA
- a CDS encoding PEP-CTERM sorting domain-containing protein: protein MTSYSSSNPSAGGSLQFTVPADGKYSILVGYTEGGQDSVNYTFGTVPEPSGVALLGVGIAASLLARRRSS from the coding sequence GTGACCTCCTACAGCAGTAGCAATCCTAGCGCGGGCGGATCGCTTCAGTTCACTGTTCCTGCGGATGGAAAATATTCGATCTTGGTTGGATACACCGAAGGTGGTCAGGATTCGGTGAATTATACCTTTGGTACCGTTCCAGAGCCTTCCGGGGTAGCTCTTCTCGGTGTGGGTATTGCGGCTTCACTGCTCGCACGTCGTAGATCGTCATGA
- a CDS encoding Fe2+-dependent dioxygenase: MIVLPDVLTAEEVAAIRDALAIATFEDGKLTAFGPAREAKNNPQLEREGTEANDLDTVLLTALSLHQLLQTWAQPSRTTLPLINNDGPGMEYGMHVDSAFTPFGDPLRRDIFITLFLSELDSYEGGELVVETQGCPKKVKLQAGQAFAYTTNALHFVKPVKSGNRLAAVFWLQSLIHDNQIRQSLFELTAATSALREQLPKHPAFQMLGKVHQNLTRKFAQP; encoded by the coding sequence ATGATTGTCCTACCCGATGTCCTGACCGCGGAGGAGGTGGCCGCTATACGCGACGCCTTGGCGATAGCCACATTTGAAGACGGCAAGCTTACGGCGTTCGGCCCGGCACGAGAGGCGAAGAATAACCCGCAGTTGGAGAGGGAGGGAACTGAAGCAAACGATCTGGATACGGTTCTTCTAACCGCTCTTTCCCTGCATCAGCTTCTGCAAACATGGGCGCAACCTTCCCGCACGACGCTTCCTCTGATAAACAATGATGGTCCCGGAATGGAATACGGGATGCACGTGGATAGTGCGTTTACTCCCTTTGGTGACCCACTGCGGCGTGATATCTTCATTACCTTGTTTCTAAGCGAACTCGATAGCTATGAAGGTGGAGAATTGGTTGTCGAAACACAAGGATGCCCCAAAAAAGTCAAGCTCCAGGCTGGTCAGGCCTTCGCCTATACCACCAACGCGCTGCACTTTGTGAAGCCGGTCAAATCCGGCAACCGTCTCGCGGCGGTATTCTGGCTACAGAGCCTCATTCATGACAATCAGATCCGGCAATCACTTTTTGAACTCACCGCCGCTACCTCAGCATTGCGCGAACAGCTTCCCAAGCATCCCGCTTTTCAAATGCTTGGTAAGGTGCATCAAAATCTGACCAGGAAATTTGCGCAGCCCTGA
- a CDS encoding glycoside hydrolase N-terminal domain-containing protein produces MKNHSFVSNVMATALVVSTLTGIHLALVASAAEQKSDMITGMPGKALRMWYNEPAPDSDAGWVNDSIPMGNGYMGANVFGGPVTDRIQISENSLYDWADKNTGFKRRGLNNFAEVYIDFGHDKHAKYHRELNVNQAVSQVKYRQDGVDYTRDYFTSYPDKVMVIRLGASKPGSLSFTLRPTIPFIGEGKKGSVSAKGDTITLSGVMTYYNIQFEGQFKVIPKGGKLKATKNSITVSDADSALILIAVGTNYQLDPKVFLTNEPTKKLAGFPHPHAKVSGYLNAAAAKSYDELLANHLADYTELYDRVSLDLGAKEPAIPTNELVDAYPKGASSRYLEELAFQFGRYMLICSSRAGTLPPHLQGIWNVYARPPWSSQYLHDTNVQMAYAPVFCANMPELFESYADYFKAFEPRQRLYATQYIKQYHPSQLDPNGDNGWSGPFWANPYNIPGRSPVAGFGTGGWIAQMFWDYYDYTRDQSLLADTVYPVMYEQANFASRFVQEIDGALLAKPSSSPEQKIRDTVGTTFDQQMFYENHHNTLTAAKILGRTDSRLALYKKQLPLLDPIQIGKSGQIKEFRQEEYYCDFTGAKGKGKGKGGIDPHHRHTSMLLGSYPGQLINDSTPAWLDAVKKTLTLRTRKSHIGWARAERIAFWARVHDGDEAYIFYQDLLGGNYLHNLFNDHRGGPLFQADANYGATAGVAEMLLQSQDHVVAPLAALPAAWNDGSYRGLLARGNFEVSAQWSNGQASRLEVVSKVGGVMKLRYPNVAKAVIKTATGQTVEFAAQGTDQVSIKSAKGQTYVVTNIPAHTPVAAPSDLKVAKDLKTQVGLTWTGSADAVSYNVYRAVGNAPGYEQIATGVKDTRLDYKASGLNQIEQITFKVTAVRADGRESREGATVIRLLP; encoded by the coding sequence ATGAAGAATCATAGCTTTGTAAGCAATGTAATGGCAACTGCCCTGGTCGTGTCCACACTGACCGGTATACACCTCGCTCTGGTGGCCTCGGCTGCGGAGCAGAAATCTGATATGATCACCGGCATGCCGGGCAAGGCTCTGCGGATGTGGTACAATGAGCCCGCTCCGGACAGCGATGCTGGCTGGGTCAATGACTCGATCCCAATGGGCAATGGCTACATGGGAGCCAATGTGTTTGGCGGCCCGGTGACCGACCGCATCCAGATCAGCGAGAACAGCCTCTACGACTGGGCGGACAAAAATACCGGATTCAAACGCCGGGGTCTGAACAACTTTGCCGAGGTCTATATCGATTTCGGCCACGACAAACATGCCAAGTACCACCGGGAGCTCAATGTGAACCAAGCCGTCTCACAGGTGAAATACCGGCAGGACGGTGTGGATTACACGAGGGACTACTTCACCAGCTATCCCGACAAGGTGATGGTGATCCGCCTGGGCGCATCGAAGCCGGGATCCCTGTCGTTCACCCTGCGGCCTACCATTCCCTTTATTGGAGAAGGCAAAAAGGGCTCCGTATCGGCAAAGGGCGACACCATCACGCTCTCCGGTGTCATGACTTATTATAACATCCAGTTTGAAGGTCAGTTCAAGGTCATCCCGAAGGGTGGCAAACTGAAAGCGACTAAAAATTCGATCACCGTTTCAGATGCCGACAGCGCACTGATCCTGATCGCGGTAGGCACCAACTACCAGCTCGACCCCAAGGTGTTCCTAACAAATGAGCCGACCAAGAAACTCGCAGGTTTTCCCCACCCCCACGCCAAGGTGAGTGGCTACCTGAACGCTGCGGCTGCAAAGTCCTATGACGAGCTGTTAGCGAACCATCTGGCCGACTACACAGAACTCTACGACCGGGTCAGCCTTGACCTCGGCGCCAAGGAACCGGCGATCCCGACCAATGAATTGGTCGACGCCTATCCCAAAGGAGCCTCGAGCCGCTACCTTGAAGAGCTCGCGTTCCAGTTCGGACGTTACATGCTGATTTGCTCCTCCAGGGCAGGCACGCTTCCGCCCCACCTTCAGGGAATCTGGAACGTCTATGCCAGACCTCCGTGGTCGTCCCAGTACCTGCACGATACCAACGTGCAGATGGCCTACGCACCAGTCTTCTGCGCCAACATGCCGGAACTGTTCGAGTCCTATGCCGACTACTTCAAAGCCTTCGAACCCCGGCAACGTTTGTATGCCACGCAGTACATCAAACAGTATCACCCCTCGCAACTCGACCCGAACGGTGACAACGGTTGGTCCGGCCCGTTTTGGGCAAACCCCTACAACATTCCCGGGAGGTCACCCGTGGCGGGTTTTGGCACCGGTGGCTGGATCGCCCAGATGTTCTGGGACTACTACGACTACACGCGCGATCAGTCGCTACTCGCCGACACCGTCTATCCCGTGATGTACGAGCAGGCGAACTTCGCCTCCCGCTTTGTCCAGGAGATCGATGGTGCCCTGCTCGCCAAGCCGTCGTCATCGCCGGAGCAAAAGATTCGGGACACGGTCGGCACCACCTTCGACCAGCAGATGTTTTACGAGAACCACCACAACACCCTGACGGCTGCCAAGATCCTCGGGCGAACCGACAGCCGGTTGGCATTGTACAAAAAACAGCTTCCGCTCCTTGACCCGATCCAGATTGGCAAGTCAGGGCAAATCAAGGAATTCCGACAGGAGGAATACTATTGCGACTTCACCGGTGCCAAAGGCAAAGGAAAAGGTAAAGGCGGCATCGACCCCCACCACCGACACACCTCCATGCTGTTAGGGTCTTACCCGGGCCAGTTGATCAACGACTCGACCCCGGCATGGCTTGATGCCGTTAAGAAAACCCTGACCTTACGCACTCGCAAAAGCCATATTGGCTGGGCGCGAGCCGAGCGGATCGCCTTCTGGGCACGTGTGCATGATGGTGATGAGGCGTACATTTTCTATCAGGATTTGCTCGGTGGAAACTACCTGCACAACCTGTTTAACGACCACCGCGGCGGCCCGCTGTTCCAGGCCGACGCAAACTACGGCGCCACCGCCGGGGTGGCGGAAATGCTTCTGCAAAGTCAGGACCACGTGGTGGCTCCACTGGCGGCGCTGCCCGCTGCCTGGAACGACGGCAGCTATCGTGGCCTGCTGGCACGAGGAAACTTTGAGGTCTCCGCTCAGTGGTCCAATGGCCAGGCGAGCCGACTGGAAGTAGTTTCCAAAGTAGGCGGTGTCATGAAGCTGAGATATCCCAACGTCGCCAAGGCGGTTATCAAGACTGCCACAGGACAGACCGTGGAATTTGCGGCCCAAGGAACCGATCAGGTCAGCATCAAATCCGCCAAGGGGCAGACCTATGTCGTTACCAATATTCCGGCCCACACTCCCGTTGCCGCGCCTTCGGATCTCAAGGTTGCCAAGGATCTCAAGACCCAGGTCGGACTCACCTGGACCGGTAGTGCGGATGCCGTGTCATACAACGTGTATCGCGCGGTCGGTAATGCACCTGGCTATGAGCAGATCGCCACAGGGGTCAAGGATACCCGTTTAGACTACAAGGCCTCTGGACTGAATCAGATTGAGCAGATCACATTCAAGGTCACCGCCGTCCGTGCCGATGGACGTGAGAGCCGCGAGGGTGCCACGGTCATCCGGTTGCTGCCCTAA
- a CDS encoding SUMF1/EgtB/PvdO family nonheme iron enzyme — MKTYVYKHIRVLATVIAFAPAVGLANNLQISNVSIVNPSAGQADIQFTLSWDNSWHETWTEAGGTISVTNWDAVWIFAKYRQNGGLWKHVHFTATGHTATGGTVIEVPHDGDGARPGAFVRRNATGTGTVTCTDMKLHVDIAAAGLPSADDIDISVMGIEMVYIPTGAFHLGSGGSEQQHFHTAADTNTTYLVGSEAAITMGTETGNLNATGAITHGSLPVDFPKGYKAFYCMKYEITEGQYVDFLNLLDPGIAGSYFPAQSNYRHTITAAAGGGYESAAPDRACSYIGSLNRALTYLDWAGLRPMTELEYEKVCRGQKQPWVNEFPWGNTTVTNITGFDGTDGSGTETAIPTNTNAHLSEGVSGPVRAGIFATDTTTREQAGAGYYGVMELGGNLWEFVVSVARSQGLPFSGAHGDGDEYTGYGNQWPDSSYAYARRGSSFYAGWQAARTSHRNDGNTTAENAESGARGVRTAPNP, encoded by the coding sequence ATGAAAACGTATGTTTACAAACATATCCGGGTCCTTGCTACCGTCATCGCATTCGCACCCGCTGTTGGCCTTGCCAATAACTTGCAAATTAGCAACGTATCAATTGTTAACCCATCGGCTGGCCAGGCCGATATCCAGTTTACCCTCAGCTGGGACAACTCCTGGCATGAAACATGGACCGAGGCCGGTGGCACGATCAGTGTTACCAACTGGGACGCGGTTTGGATTTTTGCCAAGTACCGTCAAAATGGCGGACTCTGGAAACATGTACACTTCACCGCGACGGGACACACCGCCACTGGAGGAACTGTTATCGAAGTCCCTCATGATGGTGATGGTGCCCGACCCGGCGCATTTGTCAGGCGTAACGCGACCGGCACGGGCACGGTGACCTGTACCGACATGAAACTGCACGTCGATATTGCCGCGGCGGGTCTCCCGTCTGCCGATGATATTGATATCAGCGTCATGGGTATCGAAATGGTTTACATCCCCACGGGAGCCTTCCACCTGGGCTCGGGAGGGAGCGAACAACAACATTTTCACACAGCTGCAGACACAAACACCACCTATCTTGTGGGCAGCGAAGCGGCTATCACCATGGGGACTGAGACTGGAAACCTCAATGCCACTGGTGCCATCACCCATGGCTCCCTTCCCGTCGACTTTCCCAAAGGCTACAAGGCTTTCTACTGCATGAAGTATGAAATCACCGAAGGTCAATATGTTGATTTTCTGAATTTGTTAGATCCTGGTATTGCGGGGTCTTATTTTCCTGCACAAAGCAACTATCGTCATACCATCACGGCAGCTGCTGGCGGCGGCTATGAATCTGCGGCACCCGACCGTGCCTGTAGCTATATCGGCAGCTTGAACCGGGCACTGACATATCTCGACTGGGCGGGGCTGCGCCCGATGACGGAACTCGAATACGAAAAGGTATGCCGGGGACAAAAACAACCCTGGGTCAATGAATTCCCGTGGGGTAATACCACCGTCACTAACATCACAGGCTTCGACGGCACGGATGGCAGCGGCACTGAAACAGCAATTCCCACCAACACTAACGCACATCTCTCCGAGGGTGTGTCAGGGCCTGTGCGGGCTGGCATCTTTGCAACCGACACAACCACCCGGGAGCAGGCAGGAGCCGGATACTACGGGGTGATGGAACTTGGCGGCAACCTTTGGGAATTTGTTGTCTCTGTAGCCAGATCACAGGGACTCCCGTTTTCGGGGGCGCATGGCGATGGTGATGAATACACTGGCTATGGAAACCAGTGGCCAGACAGCAGTTACGCGTATGCGAGAAGAGGTAGTAGCTTCTATGCCGGCTGGCAAGCTGCCCGCACGTCTCACCGAAACGATGGCAATACGACAGCCGAGAACGCGGAATCCGGTGCCCGTGGTGTTCGCACAGCCCCCAACCCATAA
- a CDS encoding PEP-CTERM sorting domain-containing protein encodes MKGISILLALPLMVGMAQASAVITPTAVMASSSYPLAYRQAELTISDSGMSFDGSTTAANLHTYTYTRSFNEFWHANEAPAGVYIEFDLGGDYTLETMVVWNYQPLASYPGEVSRGFKQFDMVLLDSGGGTIATFNDIIIAQAVAQNFMPGEIVDFADTAGVRKVRLELDSNYDGSNYAGLTRVRFTGVPEPGSMVLLGLGGMMALGRRRR; translated from the coding sequence ATGAAAGGAATTAGTATATTATTGGCATTGCCTTTGATGGTGGGAATGGCGCAGGCAAGTGCGGTGATCACTCCCACGGCAGTCATGGCATCATCAAGTTATCCTTTGGCATACCGCCAGGCCGAACTGACCATCTCCGACTCCGGGATGAGTTTCGATGGCTCCACCACAGCAGCCAACTTACATACCTACACGTATACCAGAAGCTTCAATGAATTCTGGCATGCGAACGAAGCACCGGCAGGCGTCTATATCGAGTTTGACCTCGGTGGTGATTATACCTTGGAAACCATGGTCGTATGGAATTACCAGCCCCTCGCCTCATATCCAGGTGAGGTGTCACGCGGCTTCAAGCAGTTTGACATGGTGCTTCTCGATAGTGGTGGTGGTACGATTGCAACCTTCAACGACATTATCATTGCGCAGGCGGTGGCTCAAAATTTCATGCCCGGCGAGATCGTTGACTTTGCAGACACCGCTGGCGTCCGGAAAGTGAGGCTTGAGCTTGACAGCAACTACGACGGAAGTAACTACGCCGGATTGACGAGAGTGCGTTTCACCGGTGTTCCCGAGCCTGGCAGCATGGTTCTTCTTGGACTCGGTGGCATGATGGCACTCGGCCGCCGCCGGCGCTAA
- a CDS encoding PEP-CTERM sorting domain-containing protein (PEP-CTERM proteins occur, often in large numbers, in the proteomes of bacteria that also encode an exosortase, a predicted intramembrane cysteine proteinase. The presence of a PEP-CTERM domain at a protein's C-terminus predicts cleavage within the sorting domain, followed by covalent anchoring to some some component of the (usually Gram-negative) cell surface. Many PEP-CTERM proteins exhibit an unusual sequence composition that includes large numbers of potential glycosylation sites. Expression of one such protein has been shown restore the ability of a bacterium to form floc, a type of biofilm.) — MKFFALLPLLPFAIGSAHAATIIDFDFSGVDGSSSHTKSSFEITTTDTIDPNLTLVEGINVKNDSVLNFTVSGGAATNDLNLSNWGGGSPGNLTNAINGNRYFSFFIQAASGYQLNLNGATLSTTLRRNGSAAPQDYAFTAVVAPANDNDLSASDQIGSAGNYTNTSTHTYSVTFSGSQWDGITDEVEVRLYGYTATTGNTHFSDLVIDNGSVTLIPEPTSTLLLGLGGVLTLLRRKR, encoded by the coding sequence TTGAAATTCTTCGCACTTTTACCCCTGTTGCCATTTGCAATCGGCTCCGCCCATGCCGCTACCATCATTGATTTTGATTTCTCCGGCGTCGATGGCTCTTCCTCTCATACTAAATCCAGTTTCGAGATCACAACCACAGACACCATCGACCCCAATCTGACCTTGGTCGAGGGCATCAATGTGAAAAACGACTCGGTCTTAAACTTCACCGTTAGTGGAGGCGCCGCCACCAACGATCTGAATCTCAGCAACTGGGGAGGCGGCAGCCCTGGCAACCTCACGAACGCCATCAATGGCAACCGCTATTTCTCTTTTTTCATCCAGGCTGCTAGTGGATATCAGCTGAACCTCAACGGTGCCACCCTCTCCACAACGCTGCGCCGTAATGGCAGTGCGGCGCCACAAGACTACGCCTTCACGGCCGTTGTCGCCCCGGCCAATGACAACGACCTTTCTGCCTCCGACCAGATTGGCTCTGCGGGCAACTACACAAACACAAGTACACACACATACTCCGTTACCTTCTCCGGCAGCCAGTGGGACGGCATCACAGATGAAGTCGAGGTTCGCCTTTATGGCTACACGGCAACAACCGGTAACACCCATTTCAGCGATCTGGTGATCGACAACGGTTCCGTCACACTTATCCCGGAACCAACATCCACCCTGCTCCTCGGACTCGGTGGCGTGCTTACCCTGCTCCGCCGCAAACGTTAA